Part of the Lytechinus pictus isolate F3 Inbred chromosome 18, Lp3.0, whole genome shotgun sequence genome, AAATGTGTAGTATATGGAACCGCGCACGGAACTTGGTTGATAGTAGAGATCACCGAAACCTATCGTGCTTAGCGATACGAAGGCGTAGTAGAAAGAATCCAGATGCGACCATTCTATTGCATAATGAAACATGAACATTCCTATGACGAGGTACaaaaagagaaggagaaaagCCATCCACCATGGGAAGGATACATCGTTTATGTCACTTTCGTTGTTTCCTGAGGAAGGAACGACACCTCTGAAAGAAAATGGACGATGATTGTTCTCAGAGGACTTGATACCACCGTTCGAAGTTGGCTTTtgctcttcttctttttgttggTTATCCTTTGACTTCATGTCTCGTTGAGTTTTATCCGACGAAGGGTCAGAAACTACCCTACTCTTATTATTGGTTGTATCATTCATATCAGGGGTATTCAATTCTTTAAGGGTATGTCCATCTGGTGTCCTAGAAATTCGTCTTCCTCCTATGTTCCCGTTGTGATTATTCGAAGACCCGGATTCCTTGTTGTTATCGAGGCAGTTCCTATGGCTCGAATACGTTTCTTCTATTTGCAACGTTTCAATTACTGAGTCACTCTGCGATCTGCTATATTTCGCCTTGTCTTTCGTTTCTACTATAACTTCTGTCGAAGCAAAGACGCGATCTTCTTTCCGAATTTCCTTTCGTCGTTGATGTGTCGAGCTGATCAATCCGTTGATGACGATATAGTCCTCAGAGTCGCTGCCATCCACGAGAATCTCGGCAGTATCGTAAAGATCAACATCGTCTTCGATGACCTCACCGATTATTTCCTCAATGTCCGATTCGTCACCAGAGTCCGGATCAAACATAATCACAGGAATCCTACGTTCCGGCACCTTATTGGCTTGATGTTCCTTTTTAGCATTCACGTCGTTTAAAGCATCATCTATTTTCTCTACGTGCATTCcgttctttcctttctttccatgGTCCATTTCCAATTTGGTTTGGCTATTCCGATCGTTGCTGTTGCCACCCGATGTTTCCAAATGattgataatcataatttcCTCCTGAGGCGAACCTTCACTAAGGAATTCGTGATTCGCTCGTGAAGTCATGGCCAATTGTTCCTTGCCGTCCAAGCCACTTTTAGAGACGCTGGCTTTAGCGGACGTGGGGTCCTGACTCTTTGTTTCCTTTTGTTTGTTACGGCTGCGTCTTGCCTCTAACGCTGATCTTCGTCTGGAACGATACAACAAGACGAACCCTTTCACCCGTTCTGCTATCGCCGTTcctgaaatcataaaaaaagagTTAGATAGAACGATCTAGTTCAATTAGCCTAACACCTTCCACTAGAAATGTGCAAGTTGTACATATGACAATTAAGTCAGTATtcttaattcaatttatttatcaatttgacaggaattgatatatttataaGTTCGCGCAATGGTCTTGCCAACtaaaaaacagaaataattGGAACAGACCTaagaacagttttatgaaaaggATTACAACattgaaatataaacaacataCTGTAAATAGGAACAAGACAAGAATTATTGGTTAAATAATTGATCTATCTGATAGAGAAAGAAGGTGAGAATGGATATTGAAAAGTCTTTGGGCACGGTTATAAATGTTGATGCAATTTTCAAAACATTCACACGGCAGATATAGTTGGTTCGATATGTGCGTTTGTGAATATTATAGGTATGAGTGTGCAATAAGGGATTGGTGTATAATAGGATAGGGGATGGTATGTGcgcgagggtgtgtgtgtgtgtgtgtgcatagcCCTGCAAAGCGGGGGGTGTTGAAGCACCCCCAATAATTTCCTTAGGGGTGTTGCGTGTATTATTGTCCAGAGGCAGCACCCCAATTAATTCTGAA contains:
- the LOC129281499 gene encoding uncharacterized protein LOC129281499 encodes the protein MLVVVYAIFGIPIMLLFVSDVGTAIAERVKGFVLLYRSRRRSALEARRSRNKQKETKSQDPTSAKASVSKSGLDGKEQLAMTSRANHEFLSEGSPQEEIMIINHLETSGGNSNDRNSQTKLEMDHGKKGKNGMHVEKIDDALNDVNAKKEHQANKVPERRIPVIMFDPDSGDESDIEEIIGEVIEDDVDLYDTAEILVDGSDSEDYIVINGLISSTHQRRKEIRKEDRVFASTEVIVETKDKAKYSRSQSDSVIETLQIEETYSSHRNCLDNNKESGSSNNHNGNIGGRRISRTPDGHTLKELNTPDMNDTTNNKSRVVSDPSSDKTQRDMKSKDNQQKEEEQKPTSNGGIKSSENNHRPFSFRGVVPSSGNNESDINDVSFPWWMAFLLLFLYLVIGMFMFHYAIEWSHLDSFYYAFVSLSTIGFGDLYYQPSSVRGSIYYTFIYCFVGFCYTSMCMSLSSRELLRIARRVAWKIGYYRSRRWKTGFRAFWKARRMRDPRQAGRWTLRRRKPLRIQRIDKSPGTFP